Proteins encoded by one window of Dokdonella sp.:
- a CDS encoding bifunctional riboflavin kinase/FAD synthetase, producing MFRLFRDREGASLAPQGSVACIGAFDGVHLGHRALLARVRERADALGLAALAVSFEPIPREYFAGGEPVPRIDDARGKIANLAATGIDRLLLLRFDAALTAMDADAFITRVLVARCAVREVWVGADFRFGRGRGGDVALLQSRGATLGFATRVFEDFRIGGERVRSSTIRTRLAGGDFDGAANLLGRRFMIGGHVVHGLALGRKLGYPTANIPLGRRSSPVFGIFAVRVHGVGHAPMPGVASLGIRPTIDGTEPLLEAHLFDFDGDLYGRRLDVEFVAKLRDELKFNDLDAMVRQIDEDARQARHLLGLSEAATAGAPA from the coding sequence ATGTTCCGGCTTTTCCGCGATCGTGAGGGTGCTTCGCTGGCACCCCAAGGCAGTGTTGCCTGCATCGGCGCGTTCGATGGCGTCCATTTGGGCCATCGCGCGCTGCTCGCGCGCGTGCGCGAACGTGCCGACGCGCTCGGCCTCGCCGCGCTCGCGGTCAGCTTCGAACCGATCCCGCGCGAGTACTTCGCCGGTGGCGAACCGGTGCCGCGCATCGACGACGCGCGCGGCAAGATCGCCAACCTCGCCGCCACCGGCATCGACCGCCTGCTCCTGCTGCGCTTCGACGCCGCGCTGACCGCGATGGACGCCGACGCCTTCATCACCCGCGTCCTCGTCGCACGCTGCGCGGTGCGCGAGGTCTGGGTCGGAGCGGATTTCCGTTTCGGTCGCGGGCGCGGTGGCGACGTCGCCCTGTTGCAGTCGCGTGGCGCGACACTCGGTTTTGCCACGCGCGTGTTCGAGGATTTCCGCATCGGCGGCGAGCGCGTGCGCAGCAGCACCATCCGCACGCGCCTGGCGGGCGGCGATTTCGATGGCGCCGCGAACCTGCTTGGGCGACGCTTCATGATCGGCGGTCATGTCGTGCACGGCCTCGCCCTAGGCCGCAAGCTCGGCTATCCGACCGCGAACATCCCGCTCGGTCGGCGCAGCTCGCCGGTGTTCGGCATCTTCGCGGTACGCGTGCACGGTGTCGGCCATGCACCGATGCCGGGCGTGGCCAGCCTCGGCATCCGCCCGACCATCGACGGCACCGAGCCACTGCTCGAAGCCCATCTGTTCGACTTCGACGGCGATCTGTATGGCCGCCGTCTGGACGTCGAGTTCGTCGCCAAGCTGCGCGACGAACTGAAGTTCAACGATCTCGACGCGATGGTGCGTCAGATCGACGAGGACGCGCGCCAGGCGCGCCACCTGCTCGGCCTGTCCGAGGCCGCCACCGCCGGAGCCCCCGCGTGA
- the rplU gene encoding 50S ribosomal protein L21, which produces MYAVVLISGKQYRVAQGETLRVEKLAGEVDSSVDFDQVLLVGSGEGISIGAPTVAGAKVAAKIKSHGRGEKVRIIKFRRRKHHMKSQGHRQHYTEIEITGITGGSGK; this is translated from the coding sequence ATGTACGCAGTCGTACTCATTTCCGGCAAGCAGTACCGGGTCGCCCAGGGTGAAACCCTGCGCGTCGAAAAACTCGCAGGCGAGGTCGACAGTTCCGTCGATTTCGACCAGGTCCTCCTCGTCGGCTCCGGCGAAGGCATCAGCATCGGCGCCCCGACGGTCGCCGGCGCCAAGGTCGCGGCGAAGATCAAGTCGCATGGCCGCGGCGAGAAGGTCCGCATCATCAAGTTCCGCCGCCGCAAGCACCACATGAAGTCGCAGGGGCACCGGCAGCATTACACCGAGATCGAGATCACCGGCATCACCGGTGGCTCGGGCAAGTAA
- the rpsT gene encoding 30S ribosomal protein S20, with amino-acid sequence MANIKSAKKRARQSEKARQRNASARSMVRTAIKKVVKAIDAKDKSAAEAALRAAEPIVDRYAARGLIHKNKAARHKSRLTASIRALA; translated from the coding sequence TTGGCCAACATCAAGTCTGCGAAGAAGCGTGCCCGTCAGTCCGAGAAGGCGCGCCAGCGCAATGCCAGCGCCCGCTCGATGGTGCGCACGGCGATCAAGAAGGTGGTCAAGGCCATCGACGCGAAGGACAAGTCCGCCGCCGAGGCCGCGCTGCGCGCTGCCGAGCCGATCGTCGACCGCTACGCCGCGCGTGGCCTGATCCACAAGAACAAGGCGGCCCGCCACAAGAGCCGCCTGACCGCGAGCATCCGCGCGCTGGCCTGA
- the murJ gene encoding murein biosynthesis integral membrane protein MurJ yields MTRRSLLRSMLTFSGGTFVSRVLGLVREVVIAAVFGANAATDAFLVAFRIPNFMRRLFAEGSFSMAFVPVLSEYRQTRSHAELRELFSRTAGTLGAILLVVTALGVVFAEVLVGGFAPGTLDEPERFGLTTDLLRLTFPFLLFVSLTALAAAGLNSFDRFGIAALTPVILNLCMIAAALFLAPKLDVPIMALGWAVLAAGILQLAVQLPALHRLGLLVWPRWGWRDSGVRRVLKLMVPTLFGSSVAQVNLLLDTLIASFLIVGSQSWLGYTDRLLEFPLGLFGVALGTVILPSLSRRHVAADPAGFSKALDWGLRTTLLIGLPAMLGLVLLAEPILATLFQRGRFTAHDVEMAAMSLAALSFGLPAFTLVKTLAPAFYSRQDTKTPVRAGIIAMVASMLLNFVFVGVLFWLWHRPEHLAMGWTEALADIPGLHVGLSLSSACASYLNVALLWRALRRDGVYTAQPGWTRHLLRLAVACVAMAVVLLGGLQFWSEWTSWSETTRIWRLTALVGAGTATFAGVLVAGGFRLRDLRGP; encoded by the coding sequence ATGACCCGCCGCAGCCTGCTGCGCTCGATGCTGACCTTCAGCGGCGGCACCTTCGTCTCGCGCGTGCTCGGCCTGGTCCGCGAGGTCGTCATCGCCGCCGTGTTCGGCGCGAACGCGGCGACCGATGCCTTCCTGGTCGCCTTCCGCATTCCCAACTTCATGCGCCGGCTGTTCGCGGAGGGCTCGTTCTCGATGGCCTTCGTGCCGGTATTGAGCGAGTACCGGCAGACCCGCAGCCACGCGGAACTGCGCGAGCTGTTCTCGCGCACGGCCGGCACGCTCGGAGCGATCCTGCTCGTCGTCACCGCGCTCGGCGTGGTCTTCGCCGAGGTGCTGGTCGGCGGTTTCGCGCCGGGCACCCTGGACGAGCCCGAACGCTTCGGCCTGACCACCGACCTGCTGCGTCTGACCTTCCCGTTCCTGCTGTTCGTTTCGCTGACCGCATTGGCCGCCGCCGGCCTCAACAGCTTCGACCGCTTCGGCATCGCCGCGCTGACGCCGGTGATCCTCAACCTGTGCATGATCGCCGCCGCGCTGTTCCTCGCGCCGAAGCTCGACGTGCCGATCATGGCGCTGGGCTGGGCCGTGCTCGCCGCCGGCATCCTGCAACTGGCCGTGCAGTTGCCGGCGCTGCACCGCCTCGGCCTGCTGGTCTGGCCGCGTTGGGGCTGGCGCGACAGCGGCGTGCGCCGCGTGCTCAAGCTGATGGTGCCGACCCTGTTCGGTTCCTCGGTTGCCCAGGTCAACCTGCTGCTCGACACCCTGATCGCCTCGTTCCTGATCGTCGGTTCACAAAGCTGGCTCGGTTACACCGATCGCCTGCTCGAGTTTCCGCTCGGCCTGTTCGGCGTGGCGCTCGGCACCGTCATCCTGCCATCGCTGTCGCGCCGCCATGTCGCCGCCGATCCAGCGGGGTTCTCGAAGGCGCTCGACTGGGGCCTGCGCACGACCCTGCTGATCGGCCTGCCGGCCATGCTCGGCCTGGTCCTGCTGGCTGAACCGATCCTCGCCACGCTGTTCCAGCGCGGGCGCTTCACCGCGCACGACGTCGAGATGGCGGCGATGTCGCTGGCAGCGTTGTCGTTCGGGCTGCCGGCCTTCACCCTGGTCAAGACGCTGGCGCCGGCGTTCTATTCACGCCAGGACACGAAGACGCCGGTGCGCGCCGGCATCATCGCGATGGTGGCCAGCATGCTGCTCAATTTCGTGTTCGTCGGAGTGCTGTTCTGGCTGTGGCATCGCCCCGAGCATCTCGCCATGGGCTGGACCGAGGCGCTGGCCGACATCCCCGGCCTGCATGTGGGGCTTTCCCTGTCCAGTGCCTGCGCGAGCTATCTGAACGTGGCCCTGCTGTGGCGCGCGCTGCGCCGCGACGGTGTCTACACCGCGCAGCCCGGCTGGACACGCCACCTGCTGCGCCTCGCCGTCGCCTGTGTGGCCATGGCCGTCGTGCTGCTGGGCGGCCTGCAGTTCTGGAGTGAATGGACGAGCTGGAGCGAAACCACCCGCATCTGGCGCCTCACCGCCTTGGTCGGAGCCGGTACCGCCACCTTCGCCGGCGTGCTCGTTGCCGGCGGGTTCCGGTTGCGCGACCTCCGAGGACCATAG
- the rpmA gene encoding 50S ribosomal protein L27, whose amino-acid sequence MAHKKAGGSTRNGRDSNPKYLGVKVYGGQAVNAGNIIVRQRGTRFHPGQGVGLGRDHTIFAIVDGVVEFKTKGAEGRRTVNVIPAAN is encoded by the coding sequence ATGGCACATAAAAAGGCAGGTGGTTCGACCCGCAACGGTCGCGACTCGAACCCGAAGTACCTCGGCGTGAAGGTGTACGGCGGCCAGGCGGTCAATGCCGGCAACATCATCGTCCGCCAGCGCGGCACGCGCTTCCATCCGGGCCAGGGCGTCGGCCTCGGCCGCGACCACACGATCTTCGCGATCGTCGACGGCGTGGTCGAGTTCAAGACCAAGGGCGCCGAAGGTCGCCGTACGGTCAACGTGATCCCGGCCGCGAACTGA
- the ispH gene encoding 4-hydroxy-3-methylbut-2-enyl diphosphate reductase gives MQIFLANPRGFCAGVDRAIEIVERAIDMLGAPIYVRHEVVHNRFVVDSLRQRGAVFVDELDEVPDGATVIFSAHGVSQQVRAEAKARGLSVFDATCPLVTKVHIEVARHGKAGRDVILIGHAGHPEVEGTMGQWSPANAGDILLVETPECVATLTPRHPAHIAYVSQTTLSVDDTKAVIEALRARFPKILGPRHDDICYATQNRQDAVRALGQTCDVVLVVGSPNSSNSNRLCELAGKQGVPAYLIDGADDVRREWVEGHQRIGLTAGASAPESLVQDVIARLRVWGATHVREVDGKLEDVTFALPKELRIRVVA, from the coding sequence ATGCAAATCTTTCTCGCCAATCCGCGCGGTTTCTGCGCCGGCGTCGACCGCGCCATCGAGATCGTCGAGCGCGCCATCGACATGCTCGGCGCACCGATCTACGTGCGCCACGAGGTCGTGCACAACCGCTTCGTCGTCGATTCGCTGCGCCAGCGCGGCGCGGTGTTCGTCGACGAATTGGACGAGGTACCCGACGGCGCCACCGTCATCTTCAGCGCGCATGGAGTTTCGCAACAGGTGCGCGCCGAAGCGAAAGCGCGCGGATTGTCAGTGTTCGACGCCACCTGCCCACTGGTGACCAAGGTGCACATCGAGGTTGCACGCCACGGCAAGGCCGGGCGCGACGTCATCCTCATCGGTCATGCCGGCCACCCGGAAGTCGAGGGCACGATGGGGCAGTGGAGCCCGGCCAATGCCGGCGACATCCTGCTCGTCGAAACGCCGGAATGCGTCGCCACCTTGACGCCGCGCCATCCCGCGCACATAGCCTACGTCAGCCAGACCACGCTCTCGGTCGATGACACGAAAGCCGTCATCGAGGCCCTGCGCGCGCGGTTTCCGAAGATCCTCGGGCCGCGTCACGACGACATCTGCTACGCCACGCAGAACCGCCAGGACGCGGTGCGCGCGCTCGGCCAGACGTGCGACGTCGTCCTCGTGGTCGGCTCGCCGAACAGCTCCAACTCCAACCGTCTGTGCGAACTGGCCGGCAAGCAGGGTGTACCGGCCTATCTGATCGACGGTGCCGACGACGTCCGCCGCGAATGGGTCGAAGGCCACCAGCGTATCGGGCTGACCGCCGGCGCCTCGGCCCCGGAGAGCCTCGTCCAGGACGTCATCGCCCGCCTGCGCGTCTGGGGCGCCACCCACGTGCGCGAAGTCGACGGCAAGCTGGAGGACGTCACCTTCGCCCTGCCGAAAGAGCTGCGCATCAGGGTCGTGGCCTGA
- the cgtA gene encoding Obg family GTPase CgtA — MQFVDEATIHVHAGNGGNGCVSFRREKFIPFGGPDGGDGAAGGSVWLVADEGLNTLVDFRHQRSFRAERGGNGMGRQMAGKSGADTVVRVPVGTVVMNVETDELIGDLVEHGQRLLVAQGGRGGQGNIHFKSSTNRAPRKATPGTPGEERELRLELKVLADVGMLGFPNAGKSTFIRAVSAATPKVADYPFTTLQPHLGVVRIETDKSFVIADIPGLIEGAAEGAGLGIQFLKHVSRTRLLLHMVDIAPLDGETDPVEQVRTIERELARFDPALLERERWLVFNKADLVPEEERTKLAKALVRKLKWKRPWYLVSALARENTWPICLDIQRFFDEQKRAAAERAAEAQAR; from the coding sequence ATGCAATTCGTCGATGAAGCCACCATCCATGTTCACGCTGGCAACGGCGGCAACGGCTGCGTGAGTTTCCGGCGCGAAAAATTCATCCCGTTCGGTGGCCCCGATGGCGGTGACGGCGCAGCCGGTGGCAGCGTCTGGCTGGTCGCCGACGAAGGCCTCAACACGCTGGTGGACTTCCGCCACCAACGCAGCTTCCGCGCCGAACGTGGCGGCAACGGCATGGGCCGGCAGATGGCCGGCAAGAGCGGTGCCGACACGGTCGTGCGCGTCCCGGTCGGCACCGTGGTCATGAACGTCGAGACCGATGAGCTGATCGGCGACCTCGTCGAGCACGGTCAGCGCCTGCTGGTCGCCCAGGGCGGGCGTGGCGGGCAGGGCAACATCCACTTCAAGAGTTCGACCAATCGCGCACCGCGCAAGGCCACGCCGGGAACGCCCGGTGAGGAGCGCGAGCTGCGCCTCGAACTCAAGGTACTGGCCGACGTCGGCATGCTCGGCTTCCCGAACGCCGGCAAGTCGACCTTTATCCGCGCCGTTTCGGCGGCCACGCCGAAGGTCGCCGACTACCCGTTCACGACCCTGCAGCCGCATCTTGGCGTGGTGCGCATCGAAACCGACAAGAGTTTCGTGATCGCCGACATCCCCGGGCTGATCGAGGGCGCCGCGGAAGGTGCCGGCCTCGGCATCCAGTTCCTCAAGCACGTTTCGCGCACGCGCCTGCTGCTGCACATGGTCGACATCGCCCCGCTCGACGGCGAGACCGATCCGGTCGAACAGGTGCGCACGATCGAGCGCGAACTCGCGCGCTTCGATCCGGCCCTGCTCGAACGCGAACGCTGGCTGGTCTTCAACAAGGCCGACCTGGTGCCGGAGGAGGAGCGCACCAAGCTGGCCAAGGCGCTGGTACGCAAGCTCAAGTGGAAGCGGCCGTGGTATCTGGTTTCGGCGCTGGCCCGCGAGAACACCTGGCCGATCTGCCTCGACATCCAGCGCTTCTTCGACGAGCAGAAACGCGCCGCCGCCGAGCGTGCGGCCGAGGCGCAGGCGCGCTGA
- the lspA gene encoding signal peptidase II, which yields MLPRPTALSWLWLSLAVLVVDQVSKHIVLAHMRLHESIPVIEGLFAWTLAYNEGAAFSFLADAGGWQRWFFSGLAVVVSTMLVLWLARTPRGDWKTALPLSLVIGGAVGNVIDRVRFGHVVDFIDVHWNGSHFPAFNVADSAISVGAVAMIVLGLFGGKPAGTGR from the coding sequence ATGCTCCCACGCCCCACCGCGCTGTCCTGGCTCTGGCTCTCGCTCGCTGTCCTTGTCGTCGATCAGGTCAGCAAACACATCGTGCTGGCCCACATGCGGCTGCACGAATCGATTCCGGTCATCGAAGGCCTGTTCGCGTGGACGCTGGCCTACAACGAAGGTGCGGCTTTCAGCTTCCTCGCCGATGCGGGGGGCTGGCAGCGCTGGTTCTTCTCCGGGCTGGCCGTCGTCGTCAGCACCATGCTTGTGCTGTGGCTGGCGCGCACGCCGCGGGGCGACTGGAAGACCGCGCTGCCGCTTTCGCTGGTGATCGGCGGGGCGGTCGGCAACGTGATCGACCGCGTGCGTTTCGGCCATGTCGTCGATTTCATCGACGTGCACTGGAACGGCTCGCATTTCCCCGCCTTCAATGTCGCCGATTCGGCGATCAGCGTCGGTGCAGTGGCGATGATCGTGCTCGGCCTGTTCGGTGGGAAACCCGCCGGCACTGGGCGATAA
- a CDS encoding transposase: MYGQSITAEAVSYKPFPTGDSHGVTPFRVEWRISYTPSGQSSVFDIDVHAHSLRMVDVRYPPRGKSALRIGRTSEPGRVYLVTFVTMARRQTFLDWNAACTASLALQSKHVWRGSSLLCWVLMPDHWHGMIELGDMDSLSSLVGRVKGTLAHAVNAAMGSRGSVWDVGFHDRALRSEDDALAVARYIVLNPVRAGLVPRVGLYPFWDAVWVDQGAA; this comes from the coding sequence TTGTACGGCCAGAGCATCACGGCTGAAGCCGTTTCCTACAAGCCGTTTCCTACGGGGGATTCCCACGGCGTAACGCCTTTCCGCGTCGAATGGCGGATTTCCTACACGCCGTCGGGACAATCTTCCGTTTTCGACATCGACGTACACGCCCATTCTTTGCGCATGGTCGACGTGCGCTATCCACCCCGCGGAAAATCCGCCCTGCGAATCGGGCGTACCAGCGAACCCGGGCGCGTTTACCTTGTCACCTTCGTGACGATGGCGCGCAGGCAGACTTTCCTCGACTGGAACGCGGCGTGCACGGCCTCCCTGGCCTTGCAATCGAAGCACGTATGGCGAGGCTCGAGCCTTCTCTGCTGGGTTTTGATGCCCGATCACTGGCACGGGATGATCGAGTTGGGTGACATGGACAGCTTGTCCAGCCTTGTCGGTCGCGTGAAAGGCACGCTTGCCCATGCCGTGAATGCGGCGATGGGGTCGCGCGGTTCGGTATGGGATGTGGGATTCCATGATCGCGCCCTGCGTTCCGAGGATGATGCCTTGGCGGTTGCGCGATACATCGTGTTGAACCCGGTGCGGGCAGGATTGGTGCCGCGGGTCGGCCTGTATCCGTTCTGGGATGCCGTGTGGGTCGACCAAGGGGCCGCATGA
- a CDS encoding DUF4105 domain-containing protein, with the protein MRLLFGVWLLLACGAAPAQEAATRGLEISLLTIGPGEVYWERFGHNALVVRDRSSGLATSYNYGTFDFEEDDFLVNFARGRMTYQAFAMDADDDIDWYSAQGRSVVEQRLRLNDTQALNLARFLQWNAEPENARYRYEYFTSNCSTRVRDALDAALGGALKAQLTAPSRGYTYRMLTDALMSPQPWLMAVLDAGLGPYADQRLSFWEDSFVPMQLMGHLREVNVPGPDGTSVPLVAAERVISFGRLPAPPALPPDLRWPFFIAGLALAAWLLALASHRRSVVARHAFAVTASAIALVCAVAGIILMLLWLGTEHRPAWANENLLVLNPLCLLLLPAWWRARHDAWDCLKPVRVIAVLIAVLAGLALFVKILPWFPQANLPWILLLLPVHAALAWIVVHNARGRAHRT; encoded by the coding sequence ATGCGCTTGTTGTTCGGCGTGTGGCTGCTGCTCGCCTGCGGGGCTGCACCGGCCCAGGAGGCGGCGACGCGCGGACTCGAGATCAGCCTGCTCACCATCGGCCCCGGTGAGGTCTACTGGGAACGCTTCGGCCACAACGCGCTCGTCGTGCGCGATCGCTCGAGCGGCCTGGCGACGAGCTACAACTACGGCACCTTCGACTTCGAGGAAGATGATTTCCTGGTCAACTTCGCCCGTGGCCGCATGACCTACCAGGCCTTCGCCATGGATGCCGATGACGACATCGACTGGTACAGCGCACAGGGCCGTTCCGTCGTCGAGCAACGCCTGCGCCTCAACGACACGCAGGCACTGAACCTGGCGCGTTTCCTGCAGTGGAATGCCGAGCCGGAGAACGCCCGCTACCGCTACGAGTACTTCACTTCCAACTGCTCGACGCGCGTGCGCGACGCACTCGACGCGGCACTCGGTGGCGCGCTCAAGGCGCAGCTCACAGCACCCTCGCGCGGCTACACCTACCGCATGCTGACCGATGCGCTGATGAGTCCGCAGCCGTGGCTGATGGCCGTGCTCGACGCCGGCCTTGGCCCATACGCCGACCAGCGCCTGTCATTCTGGGAAGACAGCTTCGTCCCGATGCAGTTGATGGGCCACCTGCGCGAGGTGAACGTGCCGGGACCGGACGGCACCTCCGTCCCGCTCGTCGCCGCCGAACGCGTGATCTCGTTCGGACGGCTGCCGGCGCCCCCGGCGCTGCCCCCGGACCTGCGCTGGCCGTTCTTCATCGCCGGCCTCGCGCTGGCGGCATGGCTGCTGGCCCTGGCCTCGCACCGGCGCAGCGTTGTCGCCCGCCATGCTTTCGCCGTGACAGCCAGCGCGATCGCGCTGGTCTGTGCGGTTGCCGGCATCATCCTGATGTTGCTCTGGCTCGGCACCGAGCATCGCCCGGCCTGGGCCAACGAAAACCTGCTGGTGCTCAATCCATTGTGCCTGCTGCTGCTGCCAGCCTGGTGGCGCGCGCGGCATGACGCCTGGGATTGCCTGAAACCCGTCCGCGTGATCGCCGTGCTCATCGCCGTGCTCGCCGGCCTCGCCCTGTTCGTCAAGATCCTGCCGTGGTTCCCGCAGGCGAACCTGCCATGGATCCTGTTGCTGCTGCCGGTGCATGCCGCCCTGGCGTGGATCGTCGTGCACAACGCGCGCGGCAGGGCGCATCGCACCTGA